From Pseudonocardia autotrophica, one genomic window encodes:
- the ilvA gene encoding threonine ammonia-lyase IlvA, with protein sequence MSAADVDDAAARLRAVIGPTPLQLNPRLSDALGGEVWLKREDLQPVRSYKIRGAYNLIAQLPETDRAAGVVCASAGNHAQGVAFACQRLGVRGRVYLPGTTPRQKRDRVARLGRDAVEVRVVGNTYDDAAAAARADAESTGATQVPAFDDPRTVAGQGTIVREILGQLADPPDVLVVPVGGGGLLAGALTYLREHSPGTRIVGVEPAGAASMAAAVAAGSPVELATLDPFVDGAAVRRVGDATFDVVRESGIELVAVPEGRICVEMLALYQSDGIIAEPAGALSPAALDRLDIPRDATTVCLLSGGNNDVSRYADIVERALVFEGRKHYFLVEFPQEPGALRRFLDDVLGPDDDITLFEYTKRSNRETGPALVGVELGSPDDLPALLKRMEEAPPHIEQIPPDSPLFGFIL encoded by the coding sequence GTGAGCGCCGCGGACGTCGACGACGCGGCGGCCCGGCTGCGCGCCGTGATCGGCCCGACCCCGCTGCAGCTCAACCCACGGCTGTCCGACGCGCTCGGCGGTGAGGTGTGGCTCAAACGCGAGGACCTGCAGCCGGTCCGCTCGTACAAGATCCGCGGTGCGTACAACCTGATCGCCCAGCTGCCCGAGACCGACCGGGCAGCCGGCGTCGTCTGCGCGAGCGCGGGCAACCACGCCCAGGGCGTCGCGTTCGCCTGCCAGCGGCTCGGTGTGCGCGGGCGGGTCTACCTGCCGGGGACGACGCCACGCCAGAAGCGCGACCGGGTCGCCCGCCTCGGCCGGGACGCGGTCGAGGTCCGGGTGGTCGGCAACACCTACGACGACGCCGCCGCGGCCGCCCGCGCGGACGCCGAGTCGACCGGGGCGACCCAGGTCCCGGCGTTCGACGATCCCCGCACGGTGGCCGGGCAGGGCACCATCGTCCGCGAGATCCTCGGCCAGCTGGCGGACCCGCCGGACGTGCTGGTGGTGCCGGTCGGCGGCGGCGGGCTGCTCGCCGGGGCCCTCACGTACCTGCGTGAGCACTCCCCGGGCACCCGGATCGTCGGCGTCGAACCGGCCGGTGCCGCCAGCATGGCGGCGGCGGTGGCCGCCGGATCGCCGGTGGAGCTGGCCACCCTGGACCCGTTCGTCGACGGCGCCGCGGTGCGCCGGGTCGGCGACGCGACCTTCGACGTCGTCCGGGAGTCCGGGATCGAGCTGGTGGCGGTGCCGGAGGGCCGGATCTGCGTGGAGATGCTGGCGCTCTACCAGTCGGACGGCATCATCGCCGAGCCCGCGGGCGCGCTGTCCCCGGCCGCGCTGGACCGGCTCGACATCCCGCGCGACGCGACCACCGTGTGCCTGCTGTCCGGCGGGAACAACGACGTCAGCCGCTACGCCGACATCGTCGAGCGCGCGCTGGTGTTCGAGGGCCGCAAGCACTACTTCCTGGTGGAGTTCCCGCAGGAGCCGGGTGCGCTGCGCCGGTTCCTCGACGACGTACTCGGCCCGGACGACGACATCACCCTGTTCGAGTACACGAAGCGCTCGAACCGGGAGACCGGCCCGGCGCTGGTCGGGGTGGAGCTGGGATCGCCGGACGACCTGCCGGCGCTGCTCAAGCGGATGGAGGAGGCTCCGCCGCACATCGAGCAGATCCCGCCGGACAGCCCGCTGTTCGGGTTCATCCTGTAA
- a CDS encoding DUF998 domain-containing protein, with product MTALLWTGALGSWLFVVTFLIDGATRPGYSPVRHPVSALALGPRGGIQTANFVVCGLAITTGALALAPTYVLLGVAVGVFGLALVASGVFRMDPMRGYPPGTPDGTPETTTRRHDLHDHAGAVVFLALPVAAAIAAFTLADTGWRWYSGVTAALLLAGFSAFGTAWENDDPRAGLVQRVVIGVGWLWLGLVFAHVALLG from the coding sequence ATGACGGCTCTTCTGTGGACCGGAGCGCTCGGCTCGTGGCTGTTCGTCGTCACCTTCCTGATCGACGGCGCCACCCGGCCCGGCTACAGCCCGGTCCGGCATCCGGTCAGCGCGCTCGCGCTCGGGCCGCGCGGCGGGATCCAGACGGCGAACTTCGTCGTCTGTGGGCTCGCGATCACCACCGGCGCGCTCGCGCTCGCGCCGACGTACGTCCTGCTGGGCGTGGCCGTCGGCGTCTTCGGGCTGGCACTGGTCGCGTCCGGGGTGTTCCGGATGGACCCGATGCGCGGCTATCCCCCCGGCACGCCCGACGGCACGCCGGAGACGACGACCCGGCGGCACGACCTGCACGACCACGCCGGAGCGGTGGTATTCCTCGCCCTACCGGTCGCAGCCGCGATCGCCGCCTTCACGCTGGCCGATACCGGCTGGCGCTGGTACTCAGGCGTGACGGCCGCGCTGCTGCTCGCCGGGTTCAGCGCGTTCGGCACCGCGTGGGAGAACGACGACCCGCGGGCCGGGCTGGTGCAGCGCGTGGTGATCGGGGTGGGCTGGCTGTGGCTCGGCCTGGTGTTCGCGCACGTCGCACTGCTCGGCTGA
- a CDS encoding HNH endonuclease: MWSSDGRSGNGGAGGIGTGEGGPGSDPVVAVLESVLGVLSGLPGDRGGVAADPAVRIDRIALFQRLRAVVAAGHGAEIVGFARAVVEERIADGDLDPRTAERGIADQVALACRISPSAGSRRLGSARVLHLDLPGICALLRAGRISEEVAEHVVSETRHLDREARRAVDEQLVGAGIDELGRRAAAALARRLAYECDPAAYVARGRTARTDRRVGLRPAPDTMAVLSAYLPVEQGVACLAALRRHADTVVGAGSDRNRDQVMADTLVERLTGQVRAADVNVELGIVIGVDELVDPAAGGTAEIVGHGPVPAGIARDVLAGTQGRRWWRRLFTRPAGGPLVGADPRRRFFGGVLAELVRIRDGDRCRDPYCDAPARHVDHIVPARRGGPTSLVNGRAVCVRGNLVRELPGWSVELVRDGLGGTPHTVRTTTPTGHTYLSRAGSPGSRRSGSPARPRRAGPRVRGSCVRRRWPMSRRRRRPGRPPRRPGPLARRPGSPAGVRRRVGRVPRRRAPRPERA; this comes from the coding sequence ATGTGGTCGAGTGACGGCCGTTCGGGTAACGGCGGGGCGGGTGGTATCGGAACGGGCGAGGGTGGGCCGGGTTCCGACCCGGTCGTCGCCGTGCTCGAGTCGGTGCTCGGCGTGCTGTCCGGCCTGCCAGGGGATCGCGGCGGTGTCGCAGCCGACCCGGCTGTCCGGATCGACCGGATCGCGCTGTTCCAGCGGCTGCGCGCCGTGGTCGCCGCCGGTCACGGCGCCGAGATCGTCGGCTTCGCCCGCGCGGTGGTCGAGGAGCGGATCGCCGATGGCGATCTCGATCCGCGCACCGCGGAGCGCGGGATCGCCGACCAGGTCGCGCTGGCCTGCCGGATCTCCCCGTCGGCCGGCTCGCGGCGGCTGGGCAGCGCCCGCGTGCTGCACCTCGATCTGCCCGGAATCTGTGCGCTGCTGCGGGCGGGGCGGATCAGCGAGGAGGTCGCCGAGCATGTCGTGTCGGAGACCCGGCACCTCGATCGGGAGGCCCGGCGCGCGGTCGACGAACAGCTCGTCGGCGCCGGCATCGACGAGCTCGGTCGCCGGGCCGCGGCGGCGCTCGCGCGGCGACTGGCCTACGAGTGCGATCCGGCGGCGTATGTCGCCCGTGGCCGCACCGCACGCACGGACCGCCGGGTCGGGTTGCGGCCCGCACCGGACACGATGGCGGTGCTGTCCGCCTACCTCCCGGTGGAGCAGGGCGTCGCCTGTCTGGCCGCGCTGCGCCGGCACGCCGACACGGTGGTCGGCGCCGGATCCGATCGCAACCGCGACCAGGTCATGGCCGACACGCTGGTCGAGCGCCTCACCGGGCAGGTCCGGGCGGCCGATGTGAACGTCGAGCTGGGCATCGTGATCGGGGTCGACGAGCTGGTCGATCCGGCGGCCGGCGGTACCGCCGAGATCGTCGGCCACGGCCCGGTCCCGGCCGGTATCGCCCGCGACGTCCTCGCCGGCACCCAGGGGCGGCGCTGGTGGCGGCGGCTGTTCACGCGCCCGGCCGGCGGGCCGCTGGTGGGCGCCGATCCGCGGCGGCGGTTCTTCGGCGGGGTGCTGGCGGAGCTGGTCCGGATCCGCGACGGCGACCGCTGTCGTGATCCCTATTGCGACGCCCCGGCCCGGCACGTCGACCACATCGTCCCCGCCCGCCGGGGCGGTCCGACGAGCCTGGTGAACGGGCGGGCGGTCTGCGTCCGCGGGAACCTCGTCCGGGAGCTCCCGGGCTGGTCCGTCGAGCTGGTGCGCGACGGCCTGGGCGGCACGCCGCACACGGTGCGCACCACCACGCCGACCGGGCACACCTACCTCAGCCGGGCGGGCTCCCCGGGATCGCGCCGGAGCGGATCACCAGCACGGCCGCGGCGGGCCGGTCCCCGAGTGCGCGGTAGCTGTGTTCGGCGTCGCTGGCCCATGTCGCGGCGGCGCCGGCGTCCAGGTCGACCTCCGCGCCGACCCGGCCCGCTCGCGCGGCGCCCCGGGTCACCAGCAGGTGTTCGACGACGTGTGGGCCGTGTCCCGCGGAGACGTGCACCGCGCCCGGAGCGAGCGTGA
- a CDS encoding TetR family transcriptional regulator produces MTSSTRRGRSPEGRAEVRRDLVAAAARLFADRGYDDTTVDDIAAAAGVGRRTFFRYFRGKEDALSPDHERGLARISEVFADAHPDEPLLSLALRAAETVFDLYTDDPGVARQRFALVGAVPALRDREAASVHHYRRLFTRKIATRLAGQPDGELRAAVTAAALVAAHNQALHRWLADGAREADLPACIDHFRRVAPMLPLEVDTEPDLADVTRRLERATQALERQTGHRTG; encoded by the coding sequence ATGACGAGCAGCACTCGCCGCGGGCGTTCCCCGGAGGGACGCGCGGAGGTCCGGCGGGATCTGGTCGCCGCGGCCGCCCGGCTGTTCGCCGACCGGGGTTACGACGACACCACGGTCGACGACATCGCGGCCGCGGCGGGCGTCGGCCGCCGGACCTTCTTCCGCTATTTCCGCGGCAAGGAGGACGCGCTGTCGCCCGATCACGAGCGCGGGCTCGCCCGGATCTCCGAGGTGTTCGCCGACGCGCACCCGGACGAACCGCTGCTGTCACTGGCACTGCGTGCCGCGGAGACCGTCTTCGATCTCTACACCGACGACCCAGGGGTGGCCCGGCAGCGGTTCGCACTGGTCGGTGCGGTGCCCGCACTGCGGGACCGGGAGGCCGCATCGGTGCACCACTACCGGCGGCTGTTCACCCGGAAGATCGCCACCCGGCTGGCCGGACAGCCGGACGGTGAACTGCGGGCCGCGGTGACGGCCGCGGCCCTCGTCGCCGCGCACAACCAGGCGCTGCACCGGTGGCTCGCCGACGGCGCCCGGGAGGCCGACCTGCCGGCCTGCATCGACCACTTCCGCCGGGTCGCGCCGATGCTGCCGCTGGAGGTCGACACCGAGCCGGATCTCGCCGACGTCACCCGCCGCCTGGAGCGGGCCACGCAGGCGCTGGAGCGTCAGACCGGTCACCGGACCGGGTGA
- a CDS encoding MSMEG_0570 family nitrogen starvation response protein, translating to MMFDVRWPDGTEVSYYSPSLVVQEHLAAGTSYPVADFVDRSRACMEIADARVRAKYGFGCSQSARTVALITAAAGRFEPTDEVRVESFRH from the coding sequence ATGATGTTCGACGTCCGCTGGCCGGACGGCACCGAGGTCAGTTACTACTCGCCGTCCCTGGTGGTGCAGGAGCACCTCGCCGCCGGGACGTCGTACCCGGTCGCGGACTTCGTGGACCGCAGCCGGGCCTGCATGGAGATCGCCGACGCCCGGGTCCGCGCGAAGTACGGCTTCGGCTGCAGCCAGTCCGCGCGGACCGTCGCGCTGATCACGGCCGCCGCCGGGCGGTTCGAGCCCACCGACGAGGTGCGGGTGGAGTCGTTCAGGCACTGA
- a CDS encoding acyl-CoA dehydrogenase, with amino-acid sequence MNSDFDSYRLSDEHQALRAAVRDLAEKEIAPHAADVDEQGRFPVEARDALVKAGFQAVIIPEEYGGEGADELAGCIVIEEVARVCGSSSLIPGVNGLGLTPILLSASDELKQQVLPSVAAGEAMVSYALSEREAGSDAASMKTRARREGDEWVLNGTKCWITNAGESTWYTVMAVTDPEKKANGISAFVVHKDDPGFVVGTKERKLGIHGSPTREIHFEDARIPADRIIGAEGTGFKTALRTLDHTRPTIGAQAVGIAQGALDVATQYMKERKQFGKTLAEFQGLQFMLAEMAMKVEAARQLCYVAASRAERNEPDLGFISSAAKCFASDTAMQVTTDAVQLLGGAGYTRDFPVERMMRDAKITQIYEGTNQIQRMVMARNLLK; translated from the coding sequence ATGAACAGCGACTTCGACAGCTACCGGCTCAGCGACGAGCACCAGGCCCTCCGCGCGGCGGTGCGGGACCTGGCGGAGAAGGAGATCGCGCCGCACGCTGCCGATGTCGACGAGCAGGGGCGCTTTCCGGTCGAGGCCCGCGACGCGCTGGTCAAGGCCGGCTTCCAGGCTGTGATCATCCCCGAGGAGTACGGCGGCGAGGGTGCCGACGAGCTCGCCGGCTGCATCGTGATCGAGGAGGTCGCGCGGGTCTGCGGGTCGTCGTCGCTGATTCCCGGGGTCAACGGCCTCGGGCTCACCCCGATCCTGCTGTCCGCCTCGGACGAGTTGAAGCAGCAGGTCCTGCCGTCGGTCGCCGCGGGCGAGGCGATGGTCAGCTACGCGCTGTCCGAGCGCGAGGCGGGCTCCGATGCCGCGTCGATGAAGACCCGGGCCCGCCGCGAGGGCGACGAGTGGGTGCTCAACGGCACCAAGTGCTGGATCACCAACGCCGGCGAGTCGACCTGGTACACGGTCATGGCCGTCACCGATCCGGAGAAGAAGGCCAACGGGATCTCGGCGTTCGTGGTGCACAAGGACGACCCGGGTTTCGTCGTCGGCACCAAGGAGCGCAAGCTCGGCATCCACGGCTCGCCCACCCGTGAGATCCACTTCGAGGACGCCCGGATCCCGGCCGACCGGATCATCGGCGCCGAGGGCACCGGCTTCAAGACCGCGCTGCGCACGCTGGACCACACGCGTCCGACCATCGGCGCGCAGGCCGTCGGCATCGCCCAGGGCGCGCTCGACGTCGCGACGCAGTACATGAAGGAGCGCAAGCAGTTCGGCAAGACGCTGGCCGAGTTCCAGGGCCTGCAGTTCATGCTCGCCGAGATGGCGATGAAGGTCGAGGCCGCCCGCCAGCTCTGCTACGTCGCCGCGTCGCGTGCCGAGCGCAACGAGCCCGATCTCGGCTTCATCTCCTCGGCCGCCAAGTGCTTCGCCTCGGACACCGCGATGCAGGTGACCACCGACGCCGTGCAGCTGCTCGGCGGCGCGGGCTACACCCGCGACTTCCCGGTCGAGCGGATGATGCGGGACGCGAAGATCACCCAGATCTACGAGGGCACCAACCAGATCCAGCGGATGGTGATGGCGCGCAACCTGCTCAAGTGA
- a CDS encoding TIGR03089 family protein, whose product MTTVFGSGLFLTDALLGPALGASAARPLFTHYDDATGERMELSGTTTANWTAKAANLLRDECDVEPGSRVSVLLPAHWQSAAALLAVWSCGAELVGNPATADLVLADAARLDTALASGADAIVAFSLDAFGRGLTGLPTGVLDFASEVRVHGDDFVPWDPVPGDAAAWDGATGAEVLDAAGSRAAALDLAPGARVLSTLAWDSPEGLRDGLLAVLAAGASLVQVVNAGESLDRRAETERCTVRLG is encoded by the coding sequence ATGACCACCGTCTTCGGCTCCGGCCTGTTCCTCACCGACGCCCTGCTCGGCCCGGCGCTCGGCGCGTCCGCGGCCCGCCCGCTGTTCACCCACTACGACGACGCCACCGGCGAGCGGATGGAGCTGTCCGGCACTACCACCGCGAACTGGACGGCCAAGGCCGCGAACCTGCTGCGTGACGAGTGCGACGTCGAGCCCGGCAGCCGGGTCTCGGTGCTGCTGCCCGCGCACTGGCAGAGTGCCGCGGCGCTGCTCGCGGTGTGGTCCTGCGGTGCCGAGCTGGTCGGCAATCCCGCCACCGCGGATCTGGTGCTGGCCGACGCCGCTCGGCTGGACACGGCGCTGGCCTCGGGCGCGGACGCCATCGTGGCGTTCTCGCTGGACGCGTTCGGGCGCGGACTGACCGGGCTCCCCACCGGGGTGCTGGACTTCGCGAGCGAGGTGCGGGTGCACGGCGACGACTTCGTGCCGTGGGACCCGGTGCCCGGGGACGCCGCGGCCTGGGACGGCGCGACCGGCGCCGAGGTGCTCGACGCCGCCGGCTCCCGGGCGGCCGCGCTGGACCTGGCGCCGGGCGCGCGGGTGCTGTCCACCCTCGCCTGGGACTCGCCGGAGGGCCTGCGCGACGGGCTGCTCGCGGTGCTGGCCGCCGGTGCCTCGCTGGTCCAGGTGGTGAACGCAGGCGAGTCGCTGGATCGGCGGGCGGAGACCGAACGCTGCACCGTACGGCTGGGCTGA
- a CDS encoding benzoate/H(+) symporter BenE family transporter has protein sequence MERSLLQPVSVGIVAAVVGVTSSFAVVLAGLTAAGADPAQASSGLVVLTALMGLATFWLSRRSRRPITVAWSTPGAALLATTGAVAGGWPAVVGAFLLTGALIVLTGLWGRLGSLVGSIPAPLAQAMLAGVLLPLCLAPVRALAEQPLLVAPIVVVWVVLQRFASRWAAPAAFALALGIVVLLADGWSWLQPPTLTVTAPSFSVAAVVGVALPLYVVTMASQNLPGVAVLSAAGYPVPWRQAMVVTGAGTMLGATAGAHTINLAAITAALPASPEAHPDPARRWIASQANGITCLVLAPLATTLAALVAAAPPGVIESVAGLALLGTFAAAVTGAMAVPAGAEADPAARVPAAMAFLFAAAGFAIGGIGSAFWGLAVGIVLHLVLTARRVSA, from the coding sequence GTGGAACGCTCGTTGCTGCAGCCCGTGTCGGTCGGGATCGTGGCCGCCGTCGTCGGCGTCACCAGCTCGTTCGCGGTCGTACTGGCCGGGCTCACCGCCGCCGGGGCCGATCCGGCGCAGGCCTCGTCCGGGCTGGTGGTGCTCACCGCGCTGATGGGCCTGGCCACGTTCTGGCTGAGCCGGCGCTCCCGCCGTCCGATCACCGTCGCCTGGTCGACCCCGGGGGCCGCGCTCCTCGCCACCACCGGGGCGGTCGCCGGGGGCTGGCCGGCGGTGGTCGGCGCGTTCCTGCTCACCGGGGCGCTGATCGTCCTCACCGGATTGTGGGGCCGGCTCGGTAGCCTCGTCGGATCGATCCCGGCGCCGCTGGCCCAGGCGATGCTCGCCGGGGTCCTGCTGCCGCTCTGCCTGGCGCCGGTCCGGGCGCTGGCCGAGCAGCCGCTGTTGGTGGCCCCGATCGTCGTCGTCTGGGTGGTGCTGCAGCGGTTCGCGTCGCGCTGGGCCGCTCCCGCGGCGTTCGCGCTGGCGCTGGGCATCGTCGTGCTGCTGGCCGACGGCTGGTCCTGGCTGCAGCCGCCCACGCTGACGGTGACCGCGCCGTCGTTCTCGGTGGCGGCCGTGGTCGGCGTGGCGCTGCCGCTCTACGTGGTCACGATGGCCTCGCAGAACCTGCCCGGCGTCGCCGTGCTGAGCGCCGCCGGCTACCCGGTGCCGTGGCGGCAGGCGATGGTGGTCACCGGCGCCGGGACGATGCTCGGTGCCACCGCCGGTGCGCACACGATCAACCTGGCCGCGATCACCGCCGCGCTGCCCGCCTCACCCGAGGCGCATCCGGACCCGGCCCGGCGCTGGATCGCCTCGCAGGCCAACGGCATCACCTGCCTGGTGCTGGCACCGCTCGCGACGACCCTGGCCGCGCTGGTCGCGGCCGCGCCGCCCGGGGTGATCGAGTCCGTCGCGGGGCTGGCGCTGCTGGGGACGTTCGCGGCCGCGGTGACGGGGGCGATGGCGGTACCGGCGGGCGCCGAGGCGGATCCGGCGGCCCGGGTGCCGGCCGCGATGGCGTTCCTGTTCGCCGCGGCGGGGTTCGCGATCGGCGGGATCGGCTCGGCGTTCTGGGGGCTGGCCGTGGGGATCGTGCTGCACCTGGTGCTGACGGCGCGCCGGGTCAGTGCCTGA